TAACGTCAAACATCGCGAGACCTCAGGCAGTAGCTGGTAACAGGAAAACGGATTACTTGGGACGACGGGAGCCGACGGGGGCGCCACAGGGCGGCCCCGGAACGGACGATGCGGAATCAGCGGGGCCGCGGGCGGCCCCCGGCATCAAGGCTCGACGATCCAGTCGTACTTGACGTTGGCGTAGATCGCGCGGTCGAAGTAGCCTTGCAGCTTGGAGCCGAAATCGGTCATGATTTCGGGATGGACGTTGTTGATCATGAAGTAAGGCATGAAGCCGCCGATGTCCATGTCGATCAGCCAGTGAATTTCAATCTCGCCATTTTTGAGCGGAATGATCTGCCAGGCGTTGTCCATGCGCGGCACCCGCACGCAGCAGCTCTCCGGCGGGATCAGGTCCGGCAGCGATTGCAGCGCGTAGGTCACTTCCTTGTTGACGGGATTTTGAGTAAAGGTGTGGCGCACCACGAAATCGCGGTCCTTGAAGGGCGCCGGGAAGCCGCTGCGCCAGGTGGTGATCATCATTTGCGGGCCGTGGCGCTGCAGCTCGACGGCCTTGTAGAAGTCGACATCGAGCTCGCTGTCATTGTCCTGCATGAAGGCGGTCACGCGGCTCAAGGTGGACTTGACGCGGAACACGGCCTTGAAATGCTTGAGGCTGTTGCCGGGTACCTTCATGGCGTACACCTTCACGCCCTTGTCTTCGGTGACGAATTCCCACTGGCGGTTACCGGAATGCTTAAAGGCGAAATGGGCGACGATGGCCGTCACCAGCACCAGGGCCAGCAGGCCCAGGAAGGCGCGCCACAGTTTCCGGCGCCACGATGGCGCCTTGACGGCCGGCGCCGCAGTGTCCACTTCGTTCCTTACGATTTCCACTTGCTTTACCGCAGCGCTCATACGTCCACCTATCTCATTGAAGATCACACCAAAGAAAAAAACCGGCCCGCGCGGGCCTCCCACATGAATCTCATTGCACCGGCGCCAGTTGCGCGGCCAGGTATTTGCCAAGACAAACCAGCGTGAAAACGGGGGTGAGGCGGACGTTGGCAGGCAGCACGGAGCAGTCGCATACGTGCAGGTTGCCAACTTCGGTTTGCAAGGAAGCGTCCAGGTGGCGGCCGATCTGCAACAGCCCGCCCACGTGGGCGGCCGACAGGTCGCTGCGGATCACGCCCTTGGCGCCCGCCTTGGCCATGATCTGCTCGGCCAGTTCGCCGCCCTTGTCCAGTTTTTGCATGTCCTCGCGGGTAAATTCCTTGTGCAGGCGTCCGTCTGCGCGCAGTTCGCCGCCCATGCCGTCGCGGATCATCACGCCCAGGGCCACGTGCTTGCGGTGGCGGAACAGGTTGGCGATCTTGCCGTTGGCCAGCATGTAGCCGCGGTACATGGAGCGCGGCAGGCAGCCGTCGCCCACCATGATCCCGCCCTCTTCCGAGTTGGTGCCCATGCAGCCGGGGAACAGGTCTCCGCCGCGCACGCCATCGACATGGCCGATCAGCAGGAAGCCGGGGTCGCAGTAAAAGCCCTGGTCGCCCACCCCGCCCACGCCGCTGTCGCGCAGGATCTGCGGCGTGGCCACGGCGCCGGCCGCCATGATCACCCGCTCGCCATAGGCGCGCCGCAGTTCGCGCCGCCGGCCCAGGCGCAATTCGTATTCCACGCCCACGGCGCGCCCGCCTTCGACCAGTACCTTCCTGACGGTGGCGCGGTTGACCAGGGTGGCGCCCAGGCGCACGGCTTCCTCGACATAGCTCCTGGCGCGCCAGATTGCTTCGTGGGTGAAGCCGCCCCTTACTTTCGACTCGTCGATCATCATCGATTCAGTCTTCATCCACGGCAGTCCAATGCCCCTGGCACTCGCTTCCACGGCGCGCACCTGGGCCGACAGCAGGCGGTCCGACAAAGGTTCGACCATGGGCAGCTCGCGCCGCGCTTCCTCGAACGCGGGACCGAGCTCGATGCCCATGGCCCGGAATGCCGGCAGCGAGGGATACTCGGCCACGCCGAAATACAGCGAGGTCGTGCCGCCGGTGGTGATGGCACGCGCCATGGAAACGCCCTCGGCCACCGGGGCAAAGTCGCTCACCCTGGCCATGTACAACAGGCCGTCGCGCGGAACCGAATCGGCACCGCGCTCGAGGAGCAATACCTGCTTGCCGCGGCGCGCCAGTTCACGCGCCACGGTGGCGCCGCCGGCGCCCGAGCCGACCACGATGGCGTCGTACTCGGGCGCGGCCTCAGGGGCCAGGACGGCGCTCAATGGTGCTCCTCGCAGATTTCCACGAACCAGCGGTGGCGCGGGTTGTCCCACTTGAAGCCGGTCAACTCTTCGTCGAGCGCGGCCGAATTGCTGAATTCTTCCGGGAAGCTCTGGAACACGCTCAAAAATTCCGGCGACAGGCCCGGCTGGTCGATCTTGATGGCGAAGCCATAGGGCTCGAGGTGGCCGAAATGGTGGGTCGAATGCTGCCCCACGCGCCGAAATTCCAGCGGCAGGGTCGGGAAAATGCCGGGAATGAACTGGTGAAAATCAATGTCGCGCTTGACCTCGACGGTGTAGGCAAAGCAGGCCACCAGCGGGTTGTAGAACGGCGTGGGATAGCCCACGATGTTGCGCATCAAGCCTTCCAGGAAACCGTTGCCGGCAACGGCGATCAGGCCGGCCGGAATGGCATCGTGGTGCGGGCCGTGCAGGTAGACAAATTCCAGCTCCGAATTGTGGCCCAGCCAGTGATCGCGGTAGAACCACGCGTTGATCAGGCGGATGAACTTGAGGTGAACGGCCAGGTTGATCACGCAGGCAAGCGGCGCCAGCAGCACGGAAAACTGCCAGTGGCTGAGCACGAAGAACCAAGGCGCCAGCAGTACCAGGTGGGTCAGCAAGCCAGTGATATAGGCGTGCACGATTTCGTAGCGGATGTTGGTGCGCACCAGCCCGGCGTTCTTCCACGGCGAGGCCAGCAGCACCTTGCTCACCAGCGCGTGCTTGCGCAGATGGTCCACCAGGCTTACCGTGCGGTACACAACAATGATGCCAAGGTGCAGGTAGAACAGGGCAAAGCCCATGCTTTGCATGAAGCCGGTGTGATGGGGCCAGCTCGGCGTGAGCATGATCACCCAGTATTCAAGCAGTGCCGTGGCCAGCGCCGCCCAGTACACCCAGGGCAGATTCTCGACCTTGTGGGCCAGCATGAACAGCACATCCTGTGGCCGGCGCAGCAACAGCGGCACCTTGAATGCCACCCCGTGGCGGATGGCAAACGAAACCGCCATGAAGCCACACAGGGCAAATCCCGCCAGGCCCAGCACCGACAGCGGACCGTAGGCGACTGCGATCGCGCCGGCACAGATCAGGCACATCAGCAGGTAGTCCAGGAAATCCGACTTCGCGTAATTGATGCGCGCCTTGCGCTCGCCGAACAAGCGATGGTACCGGGCTTTGTCGGGCTGGTTTGCTGCCACACCTGCAATCATTCGTGCTCCTCGCACATCTTCAAAAACCACTGTTGGCGCAGCCTCCTGCCGTGGATGCCGCCGCCCCTTGTGCAGCAAGCCGCCCCTGCAAGGGGCGTGAAACACCCTCGCAAAATTAGCTTCTGAACCAGTTTAATTTTTTACCAATCTTGAACAATCATAAGACATAAATCCGTACCAATGTGCAATTTTGTAAGTCTTAGCGCTGCGGTGATGCGTGGCAGCCACGGTCATACTGGTGTCACATTTTTCCCTGCCGCGGTGCCCTTACCTGGGCGCCGGCGCATCGGCGGACGCGGCCAGCATCTGGTTGAGATTGACCAGGCTTTCGCGGTCCAGATTGCCGGTGACTGCTTCCAGCGCCAGGCTGCGCATGAGGACGTCGTAGCGCGCGCGGTCCAGTTCAATGCGGGTCTGGTACAGCAGCGATTGTGCGTTGAGCACATCAAGATTGGGGCGCAGGCCAGCCTTGTAGCCGCGCTGGGTGCCGGTCAGCGAACTGCTGCTCGCAGCCTCGGCCGCAGCGAGGGCCTTCAGGCGCGCCAGCGTGGTCTTCAGGCTGTAGTAGGCCCGCTCGGCGCTGGTCTGGCTGGCACGGTTGGCCGCCTCCAGGTTGTGGCGCGCCTGGTCGGCGAGCAGGACATTCTCCTTGACCAGGTTGGAACGGGTAAAGCCGGCAAACAGGGGCAAATTGAGCTCCACGCCCAGCGACGAATTGGTGCTGCGGCCGATGAGCAGGTTGCTGACCGGACTGGTGTCGCCTCCGACCCGGTTGCGGCTGGCCGAACCCACCAGGTCCACCGTCGGCAGACCGGCAGCGCGGGCGCGCCGGGTGTCCAGCCGCGCCCGTTCCAGCGCCAGCTCGGCGCGCCGCACCACGGGATGCTGCGCGGCCTGGGCAATCCTGGCGGCCAGTTCACCGGGCGCGAGCAGCGGGGCATCGAGCTGGGCCGGGATGGGGCGCGGCGCAATGTCGGGGCGGCCTGTCAGGCGCTGGAGGGCCAGGCGCGCCACCAGCACATCGTTTTCCGCCGCCGCTTCTTCGGCTTCAGCCAGGCTGTAGCGCGCCTGCGCGTCTTCCTGGTCGGTAATGATGGCCAGGCCCGACTTGAAACGGCGCACGGCAGCGTCGAGCTGTCCGGCAATCGAGGCCTTGCTCAGGCGCCTCGTTTCCAGCACATCCTGGGCGGCCAGGACATCGAAATACGCTTGCGCCACGCGCAGCGTGAAGTCTTGCAGGGCAATCGTATAGTCGAGCTGGGCACTCTGTTCGCCCACCTTGGCAATTGCGATGTCGGTGCCGACCGCGACGTTGAACAGGGGCTGACGCAGGTTGACGCTGAGTGACTTGGCATCGTTGTCGGTCCGGCCGGAAAATTCGCCGTCGGCCGCATCGATCACCGAACGCAGGCGGGTGGTCGATGCACTCATGCTCACGTTGGGCAGCAAGGCGCCCTTCGCACGCGCCAGCCTCGGCGCTGCCGACCGCCACTGGGCTTCGGCTGCGAGGATCGTGGCATCGTGGCGGCGTGCCAGGTCGAACACTTGCACCAGATCCTCGGCCCACACAGGGCCGGGGATCGATACTGCCACCAGGGTGGCCAACAGGGCAGATTTGACGCGGTGCAGAGGAAAAGCAAACGGCGGTGTGTAACAAATCGTCATCGGGTAACCGGTCTGACCTGCCGGCACACGCCGGACCAGGTCCACGTTAATGAATCAGAAAAACAAGCCAGGGTCCGGTC
This region of Massilia sp. PAMC28688 genomic DNA includes:
- a CDS encoding START domain-containing protein → MSAAVKQVEIVRNEVDTAAPAVKAPSWRRKLWRAFLGLLALVLVTAIVAHFAFKHSGNRQWEFVTEDKGVKVYAMKVPGNSLKHFKAVFRVKSTLSRVTAFMQDNDSELDVDFYKAVELQRHGPQMMITTWRSGFPAPFKDRDFVVRHTFTQNPVNKEVTYALQSLPDLIPPESCCVRVPRMDNAWQIIPLKNGEIEIHWLIDMDIGGFMPYFMINNVHPEIMTDFGSKLQGYFDRAIYANVKYDWIVEP
- a CDS encoding GMC family oxidoreductase N-terminal domain-containing protein — protein: MSAVLAPEAAPEYDAIVVGSGAGGATVARELARRGKQVLLLERGADSVPRDGLLYMARVSDFAPVAEGVSMARAITTGGTTSLYFGVAEYPSLPAFRAMGIELGPAFEEARRELPMVEPLSDRLLSAQVRAVEASARGIGLPWMKTESMMIDESKVRGGFTHEAIWRARSYVEEAVRLGATLVNRATVRKVLVEGGRAVGVEYELRLGRRRELRRAYGERVIMAAGAVATPQILRDSGVGGVGDQGFYCDPGFLLIGHVDGVRGGDLFPGCMGTNSEEGGIMVGDGCLPRSMYRGYMLANGKIANLFRHRKHVALGVMIRDGMGGELRADGRLHKEFTREDMQKLDKGGELAEQIMAKAGAKGVIRSDLSAAHVGGLLQIGRHLDASLQTEVGNLHVCDCSVLPANVRLTPVFTLVCLGKYLAAQLAPVQ
- a CDS encoding TolC family outer membrane protein, producing MTICYTPPFAFPLHRVKSALLATLVAVSIPGPVWAEDLVQVFDLARRHDATILAAEAQWRSAAPRLARAKGALLPNVSMSASTTRLRSVIDAADGEFSGRTDNDAKSLSVNLRQPLFNVAVGTDIAIAKVGEQSAQLDYTIALQDFTLRVAQAYFDVLAAQDVLETRRLSKASIAGQLDAAVRRFKSGLAIITDQEDAQARYSLAEAEEAAAENDVLVARLALQRLTGRPDIAPRPIPAQLDAPLLAPGELAARIAQAAQHPVVRRAELALERARLDTRRARAAGLPTVDLVGSASRNRVGGDTSPVSNLLIGRSTNSSLGVELNLPLFAGFTRSNLVKENVLLADQARHNLEAANRASQTSAERAYYSLKTTLARLKALAAAEAASSSSLTGTQRGYKAGLRPNLDVLNAQSLLYQTRIELDRARYDVLMRSLALEAVTGNLDRESLVNLNQMLAASADAPAPR